The following are encoded together in the Halopiger aswanensis genome:
- a CDS encoding amino acid permease — protein MSGSDDELAKDLGLLSAITIGIGTMIGAGIFVLPGTAVADVGPLAAATFVIGGITAMFTALSASELGTAMPKSGGAYFYINRALGPLFGSISGWANWLGLAFASSFYMYGFGEYVNQLVGAPALGLGPVTVTAAQTIGLVGAVLFIAVNYFGAKETGGLQIVIVVTLLAILAAFTVVGLLNADMESLQPIVEEGAMGEVLPVTALVFVSYLGFVQITSVAEEIKNPGRNLPLAVIGSVAIVTVVYALFLLVLLAAVPTELVADNETAVVEAAQLLFGQYEIFGYNLGLLGWGMLLFGGLLATASSANASILSSSRINFAMGREKIISPSVNEIHPRFGTPFKSILITGTLIVVFLLVGNIELLSTAGSVLHLIVYGLLNIALIVMREAEPPDYDPDFEVPFYPFVPIIGAVSSFALIAYIEPFVIALSAGLVVFAAGWYLLYSRTRVENAGVFANWILDRSEEMPDVAVSAANAARPANEEYTVVVPVSNPRTESELLELASVLAKANDGVVQAVHIVEVPDQTPLREGSEHIQRIDAESQALMEQVREDTETLDVPVDVRTVVSHRSFEEVFDVARREQADTVVMGWGPSRSWSAGRAERPLDELTHDLPCDFLVLNDRGLEPDRVLVPTAGGPDSDLSAEVACYLRDQVGSEITLLHVVDDESERADGEAFLTEWAADHGLADATTQIDTSGDIEAAIATASAQHSLVILGATERGLLSRLVRGSLASDVLEMVDCSVILAEKSHDRSIRQRLFGSGNDSESLEAAGATPGSSTTAVSDGSDDGRSE, from the coding sequence ATGAGCGGCAGCGACGACGAACTCGCGAAGGACCTCGGGCTCCTGTCGGCGATCACGATCGGGATCGGCACGATGATCGGGGCGGGTATCTTCGTGCTCCCGGGGACCGCGGTCGCAGACGTCGGGCCGCTCGCAGCCGCGACCTTCGTTATCGGCGGTATCACGGCGATGTTTACGGCGCTGTCGGCGTCGGAACTCGGGACGGCGATGCCGAAATCCGGCGGCGCGTACTTCTACATCAACCGTGCGCTCGGGCCGCTGTTCGGCTCGATCAGCGGCTGGGCGAACTGGTTGGGATTAGCGTTCGCGTCGTCGTTCTACATGTACGGCTTCGGCGAGTACGTCAACCAACTCGTCGGCGCCCCGGCGCTCGGGCTCGGACCGGTAACGGTGACGGCGGCCCAGACGATCGGCCTCGTCGGCGCGGTGCTTTTCATCGCCGTCAACTACTTTGGTGCCAAGGAGACCGGCGGCCTCCAGATCGTCATCGTCGTCACGCTGCTTGCGATCCTCGCCGCGTTCACCGTCGTCGGACTGCTGAACGCGGATATGGAGTCGCTGCAGCCGATCGTCGAGGAGGGCGCGATGGGCGAAGTCCTTCCCGTGACGGCCCTCGTCTTCGTCTCCTACCTCGGATTCGTCCAGATCACTTCCGTCGCCGAGGAGATCAAGAATCCGGGGCGGAATCTTCCGCTGGCGGTCATCGGCAGCGTAGCGATCGTCACGGTCGTCTACGCGCTGTTCCTCCTCGTACTGCTGGCGGCGGTACCGACCGAACTGGTGGCCGACAACGAGACGGCCGTCGTCGAAGCGGCCCAGTTGCTGTTCGGCCAGTACGAGATCTTCGGCTACAACCTCGGCCTCCTCGGCTGGGGAATGCTGCTGTTCGGGGGCCTCCTGGCGACCGCTTCGAGCGCGAACGCGTCGATCCTCTCGTCGTCGCGGATCAACTTCGCGATGGGCCGAGAGAAGATCATCTCGCCGTCGGTCAACGAGATTCACCCGCGGTTCGGGACGCCGTTCAAGTCGATTCTGATCACCGGGACGCTCATCGTCGTCTTCCTCCTGGTCGGGAACATCGAACTGCTGTCGACCGCCGGGTCCGTGCTCCACCTGATCGTGTACGGACTGTTGAACATCGCGCTGATCGTGATGCGGGAGGCCGAACCGCCCGATTACGACCCCGACTTCGAGGTGCCGTTCTATCCGTTCGTTCCGATTATCGGCGCGGTCTCGTCGTTCGCGCTGATCGCGTACATCGAACCGTTCGTCATCGCCCTCTCGGCCGGGCTGGTCGTCTTCGCAGCGGGCTGGTACCTGCTGTACTCCCGGACGCGGGTCGAAAACGCCGGCGTCTTCGCCAACTGGATCCTCGACCGGTCCGAGGAGATGCCGGACGTCGCAGTGAGCGCCGCGAACGCTGCACGCCCCGCCAACGAGGAGTACACGGTCGTCGTCCCGGTCTCGAATCCGCGGACCGAATCCGAACTGCTCGAGCTCGCGAGCGTGCTCGCGAAGGCCAACGACGGCGTCGTCCAAGCGGTTCACATCGTCGAAGTGCCGGACCAGACGCCGCTCCGGGAGGGGTCCGAACACATCCAGCGCATCGACGCGGAGTCGCAGGCGTTGATGGAGCAGGTACGGGAAGATACCGAGACGCTCGACGTGCCGGTCGACGTACGGACGGTCGTCTCCCACCGCTCGTTCGAGGAAGTGTTCGATGTCGCACGCCGGGAGCAAGCCGATACGGTCGTCATGGGATGGGGACCGAGCCGCTCGTGGAGCGCGGGCCGCGCGGAACGGCCGCTCGACGAACTCACACACGACCTGCCCTGTGACTTCCTCGTGCTCAACGACCGCGGTCTCGAGCCCGACCGCGTGCTGGTGCCGACCGCTGGCGGTCCCGACTCCGATCTGAGCGCGGAGGTCGCGTGCTATCTGCGCGATCAGGTCGGCTCCGAGATCACGCTCTTGCACGTCGTCGACGACGAATCCGAACGGGCCGACGGCGAGGCCTTCCTGACCGAATGGGCTGCCGACCACGGGCTCGCGGACGCGACGACCCAGATCGACACCTCCGGCGATATCGAAGCCGCGATCGCGACCGCGTCCGCTCAGCACTCGCTGGTCATTCTCGGGGCGACGGAACGCGGGCTGCTCTCGCGGCTGGTCCGGGGATCGCTCGCCTCCGACGTCCTCGAGATGGTGGATTGTTCGGTCATCCTCGCGGAGAAGAGCCACGACCGCAGCATTCGACAGCGTCTCTTCGGATCCGGTAACGATTCCGAATCGCTCGAGGCGGCCGGCGCTACACCAGGTTCGTCGACAACGGCAGTGTCGGACGGTTCCGACGACGGGCGAAGCGAGTAG
- a CDS encoding DUF63 family protein, producing MYESIERYGPERVWAAAVVLFVAGVAGAAAAFPKQVYVEFIWQYYWGPVVADAHSWSCVAWAGGEQLPCSQAGPNAGPTASPGYTFVSYAGYIPTLILGVIGVVFLIKRLEIERYRAGFYGLFPFMLFGGALRVVEDANAAAYRATGTLAIDLPWSGFIISPLIYFTVFAVTAVAVVVSVWLERNDYVSGYEYPLFAIGTGLLTLTLAHLGYTAATEAFSRFYPLLLIATLVGATAATWLTWAAIQRFAPGINRGTEYMGIVVIWAHAVDGVANVIGLDWATAFGHSNNLVPKHPINAAIVDWTGSILPPSVVAVTGEAWPFLLVKLAAAVIVVWIFDETVFEDSPRYAILLMITVVAVGLGPGTRDMLRATFGV from the coding sequence ATGTACGAGTCCATCGAGCGGTACGGGCCCGAACGCGTTTGGGCCGCGGCCGTCGTCCTCTTCGTCGCGGGGGTCGCAGGGGCTGCCGCCGCGTTCCCCAAGCAGGTGTACGTCGAGTTCATCTGGCAGTACTACTGGGGGCCGGTCGTCGCCGACGCCCACAGTTGGAGTTGCGTCGCCTGGGCGGGCGGCGAGCAGCTCCCGTGCTCACAGGCCGGCCCGAACGCCGGCCCGACCGCGTCGCCGGGCTACACGTTCGTCTCGTATGCGGGCTACATCCCGACGCTCATCCTGGGCGTCATCGGGGTCGTCTTCCTCATCAAACGCCTCGAGATCGAGCGGTATCGGGCGGGCTTTTACGGACTCTTCCCGTTCATGCTGTTCGGCGGCGCGCTGCGCGTCGTCGAGGACGCGAACGCGGCCGCCTACCGCGCCACGGGGACGCTCGCGATCGATCTCCCGTGGTCCGGATTCATCATCAGCCCGCTCATCTACTTCACCGTCTTCGCCGTCACCGCCGTCGCGGTCGTCGTCTCGGTCTGGCTCGAGCGCAACGACTACGTCTCGGGCTACGAGTACCCCCTCTTCGCGATCGGTACCGGGCTGCTCACGCTCACGCTGGCCCACCTCGGCTACACGGCGGCGACGGAGGCGTTCTCCCGGTTTTACCCGCTCCTGCTGATAGCCACGCTCGTCGGCGCGACGGCCGCAACGTGGCTCACCTGGGCTGCGATCCAGCGGTTCGCGCCCGGGATCAACCGCGGAACCGAGTACATGGGGATCGTCGTCATCTGGGCCCACGCGGTCGACGGCGTCGCGAACGTCATCGGGCTCGACTGGGCGACCGCCTTCGGCCACTCGAACAATCTCGTCCCGAAACACCCGATCAATGCGGCCATCGTCGACTGGACCGGCTCGATCCTCCCGCCGAGCGTCGTCGCCGTCACCGGGGAAGCTTGGCCGTTCCTGCTGGTGAAACTCGCCGCGGCGGTCATCGTCGTCTGGATCTTCGACGAAACGGTCTTCGAGGATAGCCCGCGCTACGCGATCTTGCTCATGATCACGGTTGTCGCGGTCGGACTCGGGCCCGGCACGCGAGACATGCTCCGGGCGACGTTCGGCGTCTAA